A window of the Roseovarius sp. S88 genome harbors these coding sequences:
- a CDS encoding sulfurtransferase TusA family protein, with product MNWEETIDARGLLCPLPVLKLRKRIKSLKIGDTACLLADDPAAVVDVPHFCAEAGHELVEITEAGGHQAYLVRKAV from the coding sequence ATGAATTGGGAAGAAACGATAGATGCCCGAGGGCTGTTATGCCCCCTGCCTGTGCTGAAACTGCGCAAGCGTATCAAATCATTGAAAATAGGCGACACGGCCTGCCTTTTGGCGGATGATCCGGCAGCGGTTGTCGACGTGCCGCATTTCTGTGCTGAAGCAGGCCACGAATTGGTTGAGATCACCGAGGCCGGGGGCCATCAGGCCTATCTCGTGCGCAAAGCGGTCTGA
- a CDS encoding ribbon-helix-helix domain-containing protein, producing the protein MSGRPVKHSLSLRGHRTSVSLEDEFWQAFRDIAAERGQPINALAAEIDEARGVEIGLASAIRVFVLRHYRG; encoded by the coding sequence ATGAGCGGACGGCCTGTTAAACACTCGCTCAGTTTGCGCGGACACCGCACCAGCGTGTCTTTGGAAGATGAGTTCTGGCAGGCCTTTCGGGACATTGCAGCTGAGCGCGGACAACCGATCAATGCACTCGCTGCGGAAATAGACGAGGCGCGCGGGGTTGAGATCGGACTGGCCTCGGCCATCCGGGTGTTCGTGCTGCGCCACTATCGCGGTTAA
- a CDS encoding DUF4169 family protein — MSKPVNLNQVRKARTRVDRRARADENAAKFGRTKAEKELDATRSQKARETLEQHRRDE; from the coding sequence ATGAGCAAACCCGTCAACCTCAACCAGGTCCGCAAGGCCCGGACGCGCGTAGACCGCCGTGCGAGGGCTGATGAGAACGCGGCGAAGTTCGGGCGAACCAAGGCGGAAAAAGAGCTGGACGCAACGCGTTCGCAAAAAGCGCGCGAAACGCTGGAGCAGCATCGGCGCGACGAATGA
- a CDS encoding adenylate/guanylate cyclase domain-containing protein, with translation MNLERRLAAILAADVVGYSRLIRNDEAGTLEIVKAHRERLFEPIVSARNGRIVKLIGDGLLIEFASAVEAVRCAIEMQYFVGIENKDLPEDAQVQYRIGLNVGDIVVDQDDIQGDGVNIAARLESLAEPAGICMSVNVFDQVKDKLDLNIEDAGMHQVKNMAEPLHVFSLALDEKATALASPIVRSAAKPAQRRMAVAISVVLALALGVAAWWQPWSPAAISSANGDQYLPASGKPSIAVMAFDNLNNDPTQDYLSDGLSENILTALSRFSDFFVIARNSTFLYKDKPVEVQQIAQELGVRYIVDGSVQIAGERLRANAQLIDATTGKHLWAEQYDRDLLDIFDVQDEITRTVASTLSTSINLAEYDRLKHQPTESLGAYELSTRAQEHSLRFNEADNIQAQRLSEQAIALDPNFAGAYAELAWAHAFGYRFGWSEDLSREESLDLAFEMARKAIDLESLDFAGYAVFAYVTMYSGDLDRAVTLYDKAISLNPNSAGTLVNSTDPLVYSGRADEAVERMRSAIRLNPHHPDWYLWNLGWAQYFAEDYAGALASIEKMNEVPDRLRRTLAPILLRLGREEEAKTLIDEFLADNPNYSIEEARKAPFESDDYLNRWLDDLRRLGVPETTG, from the coding sequence ATGAATTTGGAGCGCCGCCTCGCCGCGATACTTGCCGCCGACGTCGTTGGATACAGCCGCCTCATCCGTAATGATGAAGCCGGTACTCTGGAGATAGTCAAAGCGCATCGCGAACGTCTCTTTGAGCCAATTGTATCGGCACGGAACGGACGCATTGTAAAATTGATTGGTGATGGGCTGCTGATTGAATTTGCCAGCGCTGTTGAGGCCGTTCGTTGTGCCATCGAAATGCAGTACTTCGTCGGGATCGAGAACAAGGATCTTCCGGAAGATGCTCAGGTTCAATATCGGATAGGGCTCAATGTCGGCGACATCGTGGTTGATCAGGACGACATTCAGGGCGATGGCGTCAACATTGCCGCCCGGCTGGAAAGCTTGGCCGAACCTGCGGGCATCTGCATGTCGGTCAACGTCTTCGATCAGGTTAAGGACAAACTCGACCTCAACATCGAAGATGCGGGAATGCATCAGGTTAAGAACATGGCTGAGCCGTTGCACGTATTCAGTTTGGCGCTTGATGAAAAGGCCACGGCTTTAGCATCGCCCATTGTGCGGAGTGCAGCAAAGCCTGCACAACGTCGGATGGCAGTTGCCATCAGTGTCGTGCTCGCCTTGGCTTTGGGCGTAGCGGCATGGTGGCAGCCTTGGAGCCCCGCCGCAATATCTTCCGCCAATGGCGACCAATATCTGCCTGCGTCTGGCAAGCCGTCCATCGCGGTCATGGCTTTCGACAATCTGAACAACGATCCGACGCAAGATTACCTAAGCGATGGCCTGAGTGAGAACATTCTGACGGCGCTGTCCCGGTTCTCAGACTTTTTTGTCATCGCGCGCAATTCGACCTTTTTGTACAAGGATAAGCCTGTTGAAGTGCAGCAGATCGCGCAGGAACTCGGCGTGAGATATATCGTCGATGGCAGTGTTCAGATCGCAGGTGAACGCTTGCGCGCAAATGCACAATTGATCGATGCCACTACCGGCAAGCATCTCTGGGCCGAACAATACGACCGTGATCTGCTGGACATATTTGACGTTCAAGATGAGATTACCCGCACCGTCGCTTCGACGTTGAGCACGAGTATCAATCTGGCCGAGTATGACCGGTTAAAGCATCAGCCTACAGAAAGCCTCGGAGCTTATGAACTCTCCACACGTGCTCAGGAACACTCGCTTAGATTCAACGAGGCGGACAATATTCAAGCCCAGCGACTGAGTGAGCAGGCGATTGCGCTCGATCCGAACTTCGCGGGCGCATATGCCGAACTTGCTTGGGCTCATGCCTTTGGTTACCGCTTTGGTTGGAGCGAAGACCTTTCACGCGAGGAATCGCTGGATCTTGCCTTTGAAATGGCGAGAAAGGCGATCGATCTGGAGTCACTCGATTTCGCTGGCTATGCCGTTTTCGCTTATGTGACGATGTATAGCGGCGATCTCGACCGGGCGGTCACGCTGTATGACAAGGCTATTTCGCTAAATCCGAATTCCGCAGGTACCCTCGTGAACTCAACTGACCCTTTGGTCTATAGCGGACGAGCCGATGAAGCCGTTGAACGGATGCGGTCAGCGATCCGCCTCAACCCGCATCATCCGGACTGGTATCTGTGGAATCTGGGATGGGCACAGTATTTTGCAGAAGATTACGCAGGCGCTCTTGCTTCGATTGAAAAGATGAACGAGGTCCCGGATCGCCTAAGACGCACGCTTGCGCCGATACTCCTGCGGTTGGGGCGAGAAGAAGAAGCAAAAACGTTGATCGACGAATTTTTGGCAGACAACCCCAACTACAGCATCGAAGAGGCAAGGAAAGCACCGTTCGAAAGCGACGATTACCTCAACCGATGGCTGGATGACTTGCGCAGACTGGGGGTGCCGGAAACCACTGGTTAA
- a CDS encoding cytochrome c biogenesis CcdA family protein, with translation MFGIEIIDAALLPAMMVALVAGVFSFLSPCVLPIVPPYLAYMSGVSVTDLNEQSAARNKAIVPALFFVLGLSTVFLFLGFAASAAGRAFLQYQSYFNVLAGVIVMGFGAHFIGIYRIKILDREARLDVGDQGGSSSGAYILGLAFAFGWTPCIGPQLGAILSLAASEASVTRGTFLLGVYAVGLGVPFLLFAIFLPRLGGLMSWMKRHMEQIEKIMGLLLWTIGLLMLTGGFSAFSYWLLEVFPALAYVG, from the coding sequence ATGTTCGGGATAGAGATCATAGACGCAGCCTTGCTGCCTGCCATGATGGTCGCCTTGGTGGCGGGCGTATTTTCTTTCCTCAGCCCCTGTGTGCTGCCCATTGTGCCACCTTATCTGGCCTATATGAGCGGCGTGTCGGTTACCGACCTCAACGAACAGTCCGCGGCGCGCAACAAGGCAATTGTCCCGGCACTTTTCTTTGTTTTGGGGCTCTCAACGGTCTTTCTGTTCCTTGGCTTCGCGGCATCCGCCGCCGGGCGTGCTTTTTTACAATACCAAAGCTATTTCAATGTGTTGGCGGGCGTTATTGTGATGGGATTCGGGGCGCATTTTATCGGCATTTACCGCATCAAGATCCTCGACCGGGAAGCGCGCCTTGATGTGGGCGATCAGGGTGGATCGTCGTCGGGGGCGTATATCCTTGGCCTCGCCTTTGCCTTTGGCTGGACGCCTTGCATCGGTCCGCAGCTGGGCGCGATCCTGTCTCTGGCCGCCTCTGAGGCCTCCGTGACACGCGGCACCTTCCTTCTGGGTGTTTATGCGGTGGGTCTTGGCGTGCCTTTTCTGCTTTTTGCTATTTTCCTGCCCAGGCTTGGGGGTCTTATGTCCTGGATGAAACGTCATATGGAGCAGATTGAGAAAATCATGGGGCTGCTGCTCTGGACCATCGGATTGCTCATGCTCACGGGAGGTTTCTCGGCCTTCTCCTACTGGCTGCTCGAAGTTTTCCCTGCTTTGGCCTATGTCGGCTAG
- a CDS encoding SspB family protein: protein MTRSIDYGKLMHRAMRNLIQDVLCDVRDNGLPGAHHFFITFETTHPETNIADWLKERYPSEMTVVMQHWFDNLTVTDDGFSVTLNFGDQPENLYIPYDAIQTFVDPSVEFGLRFESQEDEDEEDTASQTDSSDEEVAAPEPETADEADVVSLDSFRK from the coding sequence ATGACGCGCTCCATCGATTACGGAAAACTGATGCACCGCGCGATGCGCAACCTGATTCAGGATGTGCTTTGCGATGTGCGTGACAATGGTCTGCCTGGCGCGCACCATTTCTTTATCACGTTTGAGACCACACATCCTGAGACCAATATCGCCGATTGGTTGAAAGAACGATATCCCAGTGAAATGACTGTGGTGATGCAGCATTGGTTCGACAATCTGACAGTGACAGATGACGGCTTTTCCGTGACACTGAATTTCGGGGATCAACCGGAGAATCTGTATATCCCCTATGACGCGATCCAGACTTTTGTTGACCCGTCTGTGGAATTTGGTCTGCGGTTTGAGTCGCAGGAAGACGAGGACGAAGAAGACACAGCGTCCCAAACTGACAGCAGCGATGAAGAGGTCGCAGCCCCGGAACCCGAGACAGCCGACGAAGCGGATGTGGTCAGCCTCGACAGTTTCCGCAAATAG
- the fumC gene encoding class II fumarate hydratase: MSKTRTESDSFGPLEVLSEKYWGAQTQRSLMNFPIGWETQPVAIVRALGVIKQACAMANKASGALDAKLGDAIIQAASEVVDGKLDDHFPLVVWQTGSGTQSNMNANEVIANRAIEILGGTIGSKDPVHPNDHCNMGQSSNDTFPTAMHIATAMSVRDVLLPGLQKLLAGLERKSEEFKDIIKIGRTHTQDATPLTLGQEFSGYAHQIRQGIARVEACLPGIYELAQGGTAVGTGLNTTHGWGETVAANMAEITGLPFVTAPNKFEALAAHDAMVFMSGALATVAGSCYKIANDIRFLGSGPRSGLGELILPENEPGSSIMPGKVNPTQAEALTQVAAHVMGNDAAMKFAGSQGHFELNVYNPMMSYNLLQSIQLLGDAADSFTERMLLGIQANEPRIDKLMKESLMLVTALAPTIGYDNATKVAKTAHKNGTTLKEEAIALGFVDEETFDRVVRPEDMIGPKDA; the protein is encoded by the coding sequence ATGTCCAAGACGCGCACCGAATCCGATAGTTTCGGCCCTCTGGAGGTTCTCAGCGAGAAATACTGGGGTGCGCAGACACAGCGGTCTTTGATGAACTTCCCCATCGGATGGGAGACACAACCCGTCGCGATCGTGCGTGCGCTTGGGGTGATCAAACAGGCCTGCGCGATGGCTAACAAAGCCTCTGGCGCATTAGACGCCAAGCTGGGGGATGCGATCATTCAGGCGGCCAGTGAAGTGGTGGATGGCAAGCTGGATGATCACTTCCCGCTGGTTGTCTGGCAAACCGGCTCTGGCACGCAATCCAACATGAATGCCAATGAGGTTATCGCCAACCGCGCGATTGAAATCCTGGGCGGCACAATCGGCTCCAAGGACCCCGTGCATCCCAATGATCACTGCAACATGGGACAGTCCTCGAACGACACTTTCCCCACAGCCATGCATATCGCAACGGCGATGAGCGTGCGCGATGTACTTTTGCCGGGGCTGCAGAAACTTTTGGCCGGACTGGAGCGGAAATCCGAGGAATTCAAAGACATCATCAAGATCGGTCGCACCCATACGCAAGACGCCACGCCGCTTACGCTTGGGCAGGAATTTTCCGGCTACGCGCATCAGATCCGACAGGGTATTGCCCGCGTCGAGGCCTGCCTGCCAGGTATTTACGAACTGGCCCAGGGCGGTACAGCGGTGGGCACGGGTCTGAACACCACGCACGGCTGGGGCGAGACCGTGGCGGCCAATATGGCGGAGATCACCGGGCTTCCTTTTGTCACGGCGCCTAACAAGTTCGAAGCCTTGGCTGCGCATGACGCCATGGTGTTCATGTCAGGGGCTTTGGCAACCGTGGCGGGCAGCTGCTACAAGATTGCCAATGACATCCGGTTCCTGGGCTCTGGTCCACGGTCTGGTCTGGGCGAATTGATCCTACCGGAAAATGAACCGGGCTCGTCCATCATGCCGGGCAAGGTGAACCCGACACAGGCAGAGGCGCTGACGCAGGTGGCCGCGCATGTTATGGGCAATGATGCCGCAATGAAATTTGCCGGATCCCAAGGTCATTTTGAGTTGAACGTCTACAACCCGATGATGTCCTACAACCTGCTGCAGTCGATCCAGCTTTTGGGCGATGCCGCGGACAGCTTTACCGAACGGATGCTTTTGGGCATTCAGGCCAATGAACCGCGCATCGACAAGCTGATGAAAGAAAGCCTGATGCTGGTCACGGCGTTGGCGCCGACCATTGGGTATGACAACGCCACCAAGGTCGCCAAAACCGCGCATAAGAACGGCACGACGCTGAAGGAAGAGGCGATTGCGCTTGGCTTTGTCGACGAAGAAACCTTTGACCGCGTGGTGCGTCCCGAGGATATGATCGGCCCGAAGGACGCATGA
- a CDS encoding cytochrome P450: MTLPPKPASREGRVSLWRYMRLFKQDLLSAQPARLYRAWMAEFRTPFFRSYLCNQPDLVNLVLKERPDDFPKSDRIREGLAPLLGNSVFVTNGETWKRQRRIIDPAFEGGRLRDTFPAMLAAGQGAVTRLADMADGSPLEIEAQTSHAAADVIFRTLFSLPIEDELAAQVFEAFRAHQRTQPVVNLAALLPLPKWMPRPHRRETRDTARHIRALITQMTEQRMIEIKADNAPNDLATKIMTTADPITGQRFETEEMVDQVAIFFLAGHETSASALAWALYLLAMFPNWQDRVAEEVGDGEIGFSDIARLKKTRDVFRETLRLYPPVPMMVREAACPERFRDRDVRQGSQIVLSPWHLHRHERLWEQPDEFDPGRFDSENGKSGLREAYMPFSAGQRVCTGAGFAMIEGVLLLALLVRAYRFDLVPERPAMPVAHLTVRGKDGIWLKVTPRN; the protein is encoded by the coding sequence ATGACCCTGCCGCCCAAACCGGCATCGCGTGAGGGGCGCGTGTCTCTCTGGCGCTATATGCGTTTGTTCAAGCAAGATCTGCTCTCGGCGCAGCCTGCGAGGCTCTACCGCGCTTGGATGGCCGAATTCCGCACGCCGTTCTTTCGATCATACCTGTGCAATCAACCTGATCTCGTTAATCTGGTGCTGAAAGAGCGCCCCGATGACTTCCCCAAGTCGGACCGTATTCGCGAGGGGCTAGCGCCTTTGCTGGGCAATTCGGTGTTTGTCACCAACGGCGAGACATGGAAGCGGCAGCGGCGAATTATCGACCCCGCGTTTGAAGGCGGGCGGTTGCGTGACACGTTCCCGGCGATGCTGGCCGCAGGACAGGGAGCAGTGACGCGTTTGGCAGACATGGCGGATGGTTCGCCCTTGGAAATCGAGGCACAGACCAGCCATGCGGCGGCCGATGTAATTTTTCGCACGCTGTTTTCGCTGCCCATTGAGGATGAACTGGCCGCTCAAGTGTTTGAGGCGTTTCGCGCCCATCAACGCACGCAACCAGTGGTCAATCTGGCCGCTTTGCTGCCTCTGCCGAAATGGATGCCGCGCCCTCACCGGCGAGAAACGCGTGACACCGCGCGGCACATTCGGGCGCTCATCACGCAAATGACGGAACAGCGCATGATCGAGATCAAGGCGGACAACGCGCCGAATGATCTGGCAACAAAGATCATGACGACGGCTGATCCGATAACAGGTCAACGCTTTGAGACCGAGGAAATGGTTGATCAGGTGGCCATTTTCTTTCTCGCTGGTCACGAGACTAGCGCGTCGGCGCTGGCCTGGGCGCTGTATCTTCTGGCGATGTTCCCCAACTGGCAGGACCGCGTGGCTGAGGAGGTGGGGGATGGCGAGATCGGTTTTTCCGACATTGCGCGGCTGAAGAAAACACGTGATGTGTTCCGCGAAACCTTGCGGCTTTATCCGCCGGTACCGATGATGGTACGTGAGGCGGCATGCCCGGAGCGGTTCCGAGATCGCGACGTGCGCCAGGGCAGTCAGATTGTGTTGAGCCCTTGGCATCTGCATCGCCATGAACGACTTTGGGAGCAGCCGGATGAGTTTGATCCCGGACGGTTTGACAGTGAGAACGGCAAAAGCGGTCTGCGCGAGGCGTATATGCCGTTCTCGGCTGGGCAACGCGTGTGCACGGGGGCAGGGTTTGCGATGATCGAAGGCGTGCTTTTACTGGCGCTCCTGGTGCGCGCCTACCGGTTTGACCTTGTGCCAGAGCGGCCTGCCATGCCGGTGGCGCATCTAACGGTGCGGGGCAAGGACGGGATTTGGCTGAAGGTTACGCCTCGAAATTGA